One genomic segment of Hydrogenobacter sp. includes these proteins:
- a CDS encoding GYD domain-containing protein gives MALFVMLTTLTDEGMKTLKHRPERIKEVDREVMERFGVKLIAQYAVMGPYDFVNILEAPDNDTVVKMAIELGSRGTIRTLTMPAIDVDQLIKDLQELSK, from the coding sequence ATGGCACTGTTTGTGATGCTTACAACCTTGACGGATGAAGGTATGAAGACATTAAAGCACAGACCCGAAAGGATAAAGGAAGTAGACAGGGAGGTTATGGAGCGCTTTGGGGTTAAGCTCATCGCTCAATATGCTGTCATGGGTCCGTATGACTTCGTGAACATACTCGAAGCGCCAGACAACGACACGGTAGTCAAGATGGCTATTGAACTTGGCTCAAGGGGGACAATAAGAACACTCACTATGCCGGCAATAGATGTGGATCAGCTCATAAAGGATCTGCAGGAACTCAGCAAGTGA
- the metF gene encoding methylenetetrahydrofolate reductase [NAD(P)H] gives MKIGEILKRGTFSISFEFFPPKTEEGERDLFSTIKSLEHISPTFVSVTYGAGGSTRDKTRRIVEKIHKETHLTVMAHLTCIAHSKEEILDILNEYRKIGIENILALRGDIPTNIPDFKPPNGACKHADELVRLIRSNFGDYFSIGVASYPEGHPESPNMEWEIRYFKKKVMEGADFSITQMFFINDYYYEFLDMCYKEGVSIPIVPGIMPITNFRQVSRFASMCGATIPDDLIRRLEPYADDQEETTKIGIEFAIRQCEDLLRNGAPGLHFYTLNRSRATLEIYQALGNSIEALRRT, from the coding sequence TTGAAAATAGGAGAGATACTCAAACGGGGAACCTTTAGCATATCCTTTGAGTTCTTCCCACCAAAAACCGAAGAAGGCGAAAGGGATCTTTTTTCTACCATAAAGAGTCTTGAACACATATCACCTACATTTGTTTCAGTCACGTACGGGGCAGGGGGAAGTACACGAGATAAGACTAGGAGAATAGTAGAAAAGATACACAAAGAAACTCACCTGACCGTTATGGCACACCTAACGTGTATAGCCCATTCAAAGGAAGAGATTTTAGACATACTCAACGAATACAGAAAAATCGGTATAGAAAATATATTAGCTCTGAGAGGAGACATTCCCACCAATATACCTGACTTTAAGCCTCCAAATGGTGCCTGCAAACACGCTGACGAACTTGTAAGACTGATAAGAAGTAACTTTGGCGATTATTTTTCTATAGGTGTAGCCTCTTATCCGGAAGGACATCCAGAATCCCCAAATATGGAATGGGAGATAAGATACTTTAAAAAGAAAGTGATGGAAGGTGCCGACTTTTCTATAACGCAGATGTTTTTTATAAACGATTACTACTATGAGTTTCTTGACATGTGTTACAAGGAAGGGGTGAGTATACCCATAGTACCTGGTATAATGCCCATAACGAACTTTAGACAGGTAAGCAGATTCGCCTCTATGTGCGGTGCTACAATACCCGACGATCTAATAAGGAGACTCGAACCCTATGCGGATGATCAGGAAGAAACAACTAAAATAGGTATAGAGTTTGCCATAAGGCAGTGCGAGGATCTCCTGAGGAATGGCGCTCCAGGACTTCACTTTTATACCCTAAACAGATCCAGAGCTACACTTGAAATATATCAAGCCTTAGGAAATAGCATAGAGGCTCTCAGAAGAACATAA